A region of Sulfitobacter faviae DNA encodes the following proteins:
- a CDS encoding YraN family protein: MAQGDTGIRTATKRQRGRMAYHAGIAAENRIAQDYERRGFAIARRRWRGRAGEIDLILRDGAALIFVEVKQSGSFARAAESLSARQMQRIYRSAEEFLAGEPAGSLTEVRFDVALVDGQGATEIIENAFGHG, translated from the coding sequence ATGGCGCAGGGTGATACGGGGATACGAACTGCGACCAAACGCCAACGGGGGCGCATGGCCTATCACGCCGGGATCGCCGCCGAAAACCGCATCGCGCAGGACTATGAAAGGCGTGGTTTTGCCATCGCCCGCCGCCGTTGGCGGGGCCGCGCTGGTGAAATTGATTTGATCCTGCGCGATGGGGCTGCCTTGATCTTTGTCGAGGTGAAACAAAGCGGTAGTTTCGCGCGGGCCGCCGAAAGCCTTTCTGCCCGACAGATGCAGCGCATCTACCGCTCCGCCGAGGAATTTCTTGCCGGCGAACCTGCAGGAAGCCTGACCGAGGTGCGCTTTGACGTGGCGCTTGTCGATGGGCAGGGGGCCACCGAAATCATCGAAAACGCCTTTGGCCACGGCTGA
- the murJ gene encoding murein biosynthesis integral membrane protein MurJ codes for MKPIRLMSGFFTVGVWTLLSRVLGFLREVLLLSLIGPGPVMDAFVAAFRLPNMFRRFFAEGAFNAAFVPMFAKKLEGEEGAGTFARDAFNGLSLVVLALTALGMIFMPGLVWLTAEGFVGDPRFDMTVAFGRIAFPYILCMSLSALFSGILNATGRFAVAAAAPVLLNIFVIAAMTFAALTGGEVALWLIWSIPVAGVAQLALTWRAAAQAGFPLRPSRPRWTPDMRAMIVIALPAALASGVMQINLVVGQLVASQYDKAVSWLFAADRLYQLPLGVVGIAVGIVLLPDLSRRLRAGDDAGAQTALSRAAEISLALTIPSSVALIVIPFALVTVLFERGASGVDDTAAIATAVMVYGLGLPSFVLQKILQPVYFAREDTRRPFHFAVIAMVVNAALAIGLAPFIGWIAPAVATTLAGWTMFACLAIGARRFGDAVKFDARFHKRIWRILIASAAMGGALWLGNAALQPMLGLPWWRGLALVLLLIIAAVSYFGVGQLIGAFRLSEFKSAMRRG; via the coding sequence ATGAAACCTATCCGTCTTATGTCCGGCTTTTTCACTGTCGGGGTCTGGACCCTGCTGAGCCGCGTGCTCGGCTTCCTGCGCGAAGTGCTGCTGCTGTCACTCATCGGCCCCGGCCCGGTCATGGACGCTTTCGTCGCCGCCTTCCGCCTGCCCAATATGTTCCGCCGCTTCTTTGCCGAGGGCGCGTTCAACGCGGCCTTCGTGCCGATGTTCGCCAAAAAGCTGGAGGGCGAGGAAGGCGCCGGGACATTCGCCCGCGATGCCTTCAACGGCTTGTCGCTGGTGGTGCTGGCGCTGACCGCTTTGGGCATGATCTTCATGCCCGGCCTGGTCTGGCTGACCGCCGAAGGTTTCGTCGGAGACCCGCGCTTTGACATGACAGTCGCCTTTGGCCGCATCGCCTTTCCCTATATCCTCTGCATGTCACTGTCGGCGCTGTTCTCGGGCATCCTCAACGCCACTGGGCGCTTTGCTGTAGCCGCCGCAGCACCGGTGCTGCTGAACATCTTCGTCATCGCCGCCATGACCTTTGCCGCGCTCACCGGGGGCGAAGTGGCGCTTTGGCTGATCTGGTCGATCCCCGTCGCAGGTGTGGCACAGCTGGCGCTGACATGGCGCGCCGCGGCCCAAGCGGGTTTCCCGCTGCGCCCCTCCCGCCCGCGTTGGACCCCCGACATGCGCGCGATGATCGTCATCGCCCTGCCCGCCGCGCTGGCCTCGGGCGTGATGCAGATCAACCTCGTGGTCGGGCAATTGGTGGCGAGCCAATATGACAAGGCCGTCTCATGGCTCTTCGCCGCCGACCGCCTCTATCAACTTCCCTTGGGCGTGGTGGGCATCGCCGTGGGCATCGTGCTGCTGCCCGACCTGTCGCGCCGCCTGCGGGCCGGAGACGACGCAGGCGCGCAAACCGCGCTCAGCCGCGCCGCCGAGATTTCGCTGGCGCTGACGATCCCCTCTTCGGTCGCCCTGATCGTGATCCCCTTCGCGCTGGTCACCGTGCTATTCGAGCGCGGCGCCTCGGGCGTCGATGACACCGCTGCGATTGCCACGGCGGTGATGGTTTACGGCCTCGGCCTGCCCTCCTTCGTGCTGCAAAAAATCCTGCAACCGGTCTATTTCGCCCGCGAAGACACCCGCCGCCCCTTCCATTTCGCCGTGATCGCCATGGTGGTGAACGCGGCCCTCGCCATCGGCCTTGCCCCCTTCATCGGCTGGATCGCCCCGGCGGTCGCCACGACGCTGGCAGGCTGGACGATGTTTGCCTGCCTCGCCATCGGCGCGCGGCGCTTTGGCGACGCCGTCAAATTCGACGCGCGGTTCCACAAACGCATCTGGCGCATCCTCATCGCCTCCGCCGCCATGGGGGGCGCGCTCTGGCTGGGCAATGCGGCACTGCAACCGATGCTGGGCCTACCGTGGTGGCGCGGGCTGGCGCTGGTGCTGCTGCTTATCATCGCTGCGGTCAGCTACTTCGGTGTCGGCCAGCTGATCGGCGCATTCCGCCTGTCGGAGTTCAAATCGGCGATGCGGCGCGGTTAA
- a CDS encoding RNA polymerase factor sigma-32, protein MSLQTAREFSLTRTAMKAELLDAETELELAYAWRDHRDEAALHRLITAYMRLAISMAGKFKRYGAPMNDLIQEAGLGLMKAADKFDPDRGVRFSTYAVWWIKASIQDHVMRNWSMVRTGSTSSQKSLFFNMRRVQARLEREATAMGETLDKHQLRQMISTEIGVPLHDVEMMEGRLSGSDYSLNATQSAEDEGREWIEALADESAQAAERVEEEHDTAQLRNWLLAAMQGLSEREQFIVRERKLRDPARTLESLGDELSLSKERVRQLEAAAFGKMRKSLEMQSREVFAFLA, encoded by the coding sequence ATGTCATTGCAGACCGCTCGCGAATTTTCACTCACCCGCACCGCAATGAAGGCCGAATTGCTCGATGCCGAGACGGAGTTGGAATTGGCCTATGCGTGGCGCGATCACCGGGATGAGGCCGCGTTGCACCGTTTGATCACCGCCTACATGCGTCTGGCGATTTCGATGGCGGGCAAGTTCAAGCGCTACGGCGCGCCGATGAACGACCTGATCCAAGAGGCCGGTCTGGGCCTGATGAAAGCCGCCGACAAATTCGACCCCGACCGCGGCGTGCGTTTCTCGACCTATGCGGTCTGGTGGATCAAGGCGAGCATTCAGGACCATGTGATGCGCAATTGGTCGATGGTGCGGACCGGGTCGACCTCCTCTCAGAAATCGCTGTTTTTCAACATGCGCCGCGTGCAAGCCCGGTTGGAGCGCGAGGCCACCGCCATGGGCGAGACGCTGGACAAGCACCAGCTGCGCCAGATGATCTCGACCGAGATTGGCGTGCCGCTGCATGATGTCGAGATGATGGAAGGCCGTCTGTCAGGCTCGGACTATTCGCTGAACGCCACGCAGAGCGCTGAGGATGAGGGCCGCGAGTGGATCGAAGCGCTGGCTGATGAGAGCGCCCAGGCGGCGGAGCGTGTTGAGGAAGAGCATGACACGGCGCAGCTGCGCAACTGGTTGCTGGCGGCAATGCAGGGCCTGTCCGAGCGCGAGCAATTCATCGTGCGCGAACGCAAGCTGCGGGATCCGGCGCGTACCTTGGAAAGCCTTGGCGATGAACTCAGCCTCAGCAAAGAGCGGGTCCGCCAGCTTGAGGCCGCAGCCTTTGGCAAGATGCGCAAATCGCTCGAGATGCAATCGCGTGAGGTCTTTGCCTTTCTGGCCTGA
- the gshB gene encoding glutathione synthase, with amino-acid sequence MKIAFQMDPIGDVNINADSSFRLAEEAQARGHELFFYTPDHLAYQEGRITARGYDFTVQRVQGDHARFGEEREVDLADFDVVWLRQDPPFDMHYITSTHLLDRLKETTLVVNDPFWVRNYPEKLLVLDFPDLTPPTTIARDLSTIKGFKAKHGDVILKPLYGNGGAGVFRLDANDRNLTSLHELFTGFSREPLIVQKFLPAVSKGDKRVILVEGEPVGAINRVPAEGETRSNMHVGGRPEKVGLTERDLEICAAIGPLLKEKGQIFVGIDVIGDYLTEINVTSPTGIQELERFDGENIAGKIWEAIEAKRG; translated from the coding sequence ATGAAAATCGCCTTTCAAATGGACCCGATCGGGGACGTGAACATCAATGCCGACAGCAGCTTTCGGCTGGCCGAAGAGGCGCAGGCGCGGGGGCATGAGCTGTTCTTCTACACGCCCGACCATCTGGCGTACCAAGAGGGGCGGATCACCGCGCGGGGCTATGACTTTACCGTGCAGCGCGTGCAGGGCGATCATGCCCGGTTCGGAGAAGAGCGCGAGGTCGATCTGGCGGATTTCGACGTGGTCTGGCTGCGCCAAGACCCGCCTTTCGACATGCATTACATCACCTCGACCCACCTGCTGGACCGGCTGAAAGAAACCACCTTGGTGGTCAACGATCCCTTTTGGGTCCGCAATTACCCCGAAAAACTTCTGGTTCTCGACTTCCCCGATCTGACGCCGCCCACCACGATTGCACGCGACCTTTCGACCATCAAAGGCTTCAAGGCGAAGCATGGCGATGTAATCCTGAAACCGCTTTACGGCAACGGCGGTGCCGGAGTGTTCCGGTTGGACGCCAATGACCGCAACCTCACCTCCCTGCATGAATTGTTCACCGGCTTCTCGCGTGAGCCGCTCATCGTTCAGAAATTCCTGCCTGCCGTATCCAAGGGCGACAAGCGCGTCATCCTCGTGGAGGGGGAGCCGGTGGGCGCGATCAACCGCGTCCCGGCGGAGGGTGAGACGCGGTCGAACATGCATGTCGGCGGGCGGCCTGAGAAGGTCGGGCTGACCGAGCGTGATCTCGAGATCTGTGCGGCCATCGGGCCGTTGCTCAAGGAAAAGGGCCAAATCTTTGTCGGGATCGATGTGATCGGTGACTATCTGACCGAGATCAACGTGACCTCTCCCACCGGCATTCAAGAACTGGAACGGTTCGATGGCGAGAATATCGCCGGAAAAATCTGGGAGGCGATTGAGGCCAAGCGCGGGTGA
- the rsmI gene encoding 16S rRNA (cytidine(1402)-2'-O)-methyltransferase codes for MKFDKTELAPGLYFVGVPIGTARDITLRALDTLASADLLAAEDTRSLRRLMEIHGVPLDGRKVLALHDHSGTSVQERLIAAIREGKSVAYASEAGMPLIADPGFELSRAAAGAGVMQTCAPGPSAVLTALALGALPTDAFFFAGFLPNSKSARIAALEKLRDVPGTLVFYESPKRLGAMLRDAATALGAGRKAAMCRELTKKFEEIQRDTLENLAELYQAKAPKGEVVVLIDRSRSDSVNHLDLETDLQRALTEMSMRDAVDLVAQAHGLPRRQVYQAALALGKG; via the coding sequence TTGAAATTTGACAAGACAGAGCTAGCCCCGGGACTTTATTTCGTGGGCGTCCCCATCGGCACCGCACGCGATATCACGTTGCGCGCGCTCGACACGCTGGCCTCGGCGGATTTGCTGGCGGCAGAGGACACGCGCAGCCTGCGGCGGCTGATGGAAATTCATGGGGTGCCGCTTGATGGGCGCAAGGTGCTGGCGCTGCACGATCACAGCGGCACATCGGTGCAAGAGCGGCTGATCGCGGCCATCCGCGAGGGCAAATCAGTCGCCTATGCGTCGGAGGCGGGCATGCCGCTGATCGCCGATCCGGGGTTTGAATTAAGCCGCGCCGCAGCCGGAGCGGGCGTGATGCAGACCTGCGCGCCGGGGCCATCGGCCGTGCTGACCGCGCTGGCCTTGGGCGCCCTGCCGACGGATGCATTTTTCTTTGCGGGTTTCCTGCCCAACAGCAAATCGGCACGCATCGCGGCGCTGGAAAAGCTGCGCGACGTGCCGGGAACACTGGTTTTTTACGAATCGCCCAAACGGCTTGGCGCCATGCTGCGCGATGCGGCAACGGCACTGGGCGCGGGGCGCAAAGCGGCAATGTGCCGGGAGTTGACCAAGAAATTCGAAGAGATCCAGCGCGATACCCTCGAAAATCTCGCCGAGCTTTATCAAGCGAAGGCGCCAAAAGGCGAAGTGGTCGTGCTGATTGATCGCAGCCGTTCAGACTCTGTTAATCACCTTGACCTAGAAACAGATTTGCAACGGGCGCTTACAGAAATGTCGATGCGTGACGCTGTCGATTTGGTGGCGCAGGCCCATGGCCTGCCACGGCGGCAGGTCTATCAAGCGGCATTGGCGCTCGGCAAAGGTTAA
- a CDS encoding HesA/MoeB/ThiF family protein, giving the protein MLAVLIIAAALWFGGGFLGLPRGLRAGLIGLMYLALVALHLLFPATHPLRLATGGSAAPWLLLGGFVVLVLLYRQGLATLRARATPDAPTEAPTSGRFSESELDRYARHIVLREVGGPGQKALKNAKVLVIGAGGLGAPVLQYLAAAGVGTIGVIDDDAVENANLQRQVIHKDAAIGTPKVFSAQAEMLAQNPHVTVRPYHRRLTDEIAEDLVADYDLVLDGTDNFDTRYRVNAACVATATPLISGALSQWEGQLSVFDPARGAPCYRCIFPEAPAAGLAPSCAEAGVIGPLPGVIGTMMALEAVKLITGAGSVLRGEMMIYDGLYGETRKIGLKRRKGCETCGG; this is encoded by the coding sequence ATGCTGGCTGTTTTGATCATCGCGGCGGCGCTTTGGTTCGGCGGCGGCTTCCTCGGCCTGCCGCGCGGGCTGCGCGCGGGGCTGATTGGCCTGATGTATCTGGCGCTGGTCGCGCTGCATCTGCTGTTTCCGGCCACCCATCCGCTGCGCCTCGCCACCGGCGGCAGCGCCGCGCCTTGGCTGCTCTTGGGCGGTTTCGTCGTGCTGGTGTTGCTCTACCGGCAGGGGCTGGCGACCCTGCGCGCGCGCGCCACGCCGGACGCGCCGACTGAAGCCCCCACCTCGGGCCGTTTCTCGGAGAGTGAGCTGGACCGCTACGCCCGGCACATCGTTTTGCGCGAGGTCGGCGGCCCCGGGCAGAAGGCGCTGAAGAACGCGAAGGTGCTGGTGATCGGCGCGGGCGGCCTCGGCGCGCCGGTGCTGCAGTACCTCGCCGCGGCGGGCGTCGGCACCATCGGGGTGATCGACGATGACGCGGTCGAGAACGCGAACCTGCAACGGCAGGTGATCCACAAGGACGCCGCCATCGGCACGCCCAAGGTCTTCTCCGCGCAGGCCGAGATGCTGGCGCAGAACCCCCATGTCACCGTGCGCCCCTACCACCGCCGCCTGACCGACGAGATCGCCGAGGATCTGGTGGCCGACTATGACCTCGTGCTCGACGGGACCGACAATTTCGATACCCGCTACCGGGTGAACGCGGCCTGCGTCGCGACGGCCACGCCGCTCATCTCGGGGGCGCTCAGCCAATGGGAGGGGCAGCTCAGCGTCTTCGACCCCGCCCGCGGCGCGCCCTGTTATCGCTGCATTTTCCCCGAAGCGCCGGCGGCGGGGCTTGCGCCCTCCTGCGCCGAGGCCGGGGTGATCGGGCCGCTGCCCGGCGTGATCGGCACGATGATGGCGCTGGAGGCGGTAAAGCTCATCACCGGGGCGGGCAGCGTGCTGCGCGGCGAGATGATGATCTACGACGGGCTTTATGGCGAGACCCGCAAGATCGGGCTGAAACGGCGGAAGGGCTGCGAAACCTGCGGCGGGTGA
- a CDS encoding CHAP domain-containing protein, which yields MSVTRAALPNRGLTALCATLLLTAACAKAPDIPQSYDFGGIDPQRHFMAVQTAQDMRAKGQRVWCVPFARNVSGIQIRGNAETWWGKAKGLYPRGDDPVVGAVMAFSATRSMPMGHIAVVSDIVSPREIRVDHANWKRNEVSLKMAVIDVSDDNDWSAVRLESQPGAFGSTYPINGFIYPTGDKRRFAKPAGGAIQPRSPRLHRVNARARDHRSAI from the coding sequence ATGAGCGTGACACGCGCCGCACTGCCGAACCGGGGCCTGACGGCCCTTTGCGCCACACTTCTTCTCACGGCAGCCTGCGCCAAAGCGCCTGATATCCCGCAGTCCTACGATTTCGGCGGCATCGATCCCCAGCGGCATTTCATGGCTGTGCAAACCGCCCAAGACATGCGCGCCAAGGGCCAGCGCGTTTGGTGCGTGCCCTTCGCCCGCAATGTCAGCGGCATCCAGATTCGCGGCAATGCGGAGACATGGTGGGGCAAGGCCAAGGGGCTTTACCCACGCGGCGATGATCCCGTCGTCGGTGCTGTGATGGCCTTCAGCGCCACCCGCTCCATGCCGATGGGCCATATCGCTGTGGTTTCCGACATCGTCTCACCGCGCGAAATCCGGGTGGATCACGCCAATTGGAAGCGCAACGAGGTTTCACTGAAAATGGCGGTGATCGACGTCTCCGACGACAACGACTGGTCCGCCGTGCGCTTGGAAAGCCAGCCGGGCGCCTTTGGCAGCACCTATCCCATCAACGGGTTCATCTACCCCACGGGGGATAAGCGCCGGTTTGCCAAACCGGCGGGCGGGGCCATTCAGCCCCGCTCACCGCGATTGCACCGGGTGAACGCCCGCGCTAGGGATCACCGCAGCGCAATTTAA
- a CDS encoding M3 family metallopeptidase, translating into MTNPLLTEWKTPFGIAPFDRISDDDFAPALEEALTAHRAEIDAIAENPEAPSFANTIEALEASGEALDKVLSVFFTVAGADSNPAREALQRDFSPKLAAHQSAISGNTKLFARINAVWEARDRLDLSEEQARVLMLTHRGFVRSGAALTGSEAERMKEIKARLAVLGTQFTQNLLADERDWFMPLSEDDLTGLPDFVIDAARAAGEEKGAQGPVVTLSRSLITPFLQFSDRRDLREKAFRAWEARGANGGETDNREIAAETLALRKERAALLGYDNFADYKLETEMAKTPAAVRDLLMSVWKPAKAQADADAEVLTALMREDGVNGALEPWDWRYYAEKRRAAEHDLDEAALKPYFQLNRMIDAAFDCANRLFGLEFAALDVPLYHPDCRAWEVTRDGQHVAVFIGDYFARGSKRSGAWCSAMRAQAKFPREQAPVVINVCNFAKGDPALLSYDDARTLFHEFGHALHQMLSDVTYESVSGTSVARDFVELPSQLYEHWLDQPEVLQKFATHARTGEAMPREMLDKVLAAATFDMGFQTVEYIASALVDLEFHDGEPPADPMAKQAEVLSSIGMPQAIRMRHATPQFAHVFSGDGYSSAYYSYMWSEVMDADAFAAFEEADGAFDAERAEALEEHILSTGGSRDPAELYTAFRGRLPGVEALLKGRRLAA; encoded by the coding sequence ATGACAAACCCGCTTCTGACCGAATGGAAGACCCCCTTCGGCATCGCCCCCTTTGACCGCATTTCCGACGATGATTTCGCCCCCGCTTTGGAGGAGGCGCTCACCGCCCACCGGGCCGAGATCGACGCTATTGCCGAGAACCCCGAAGCCCCCAGCTTCGCCAATACCATCGAAGCGCTGGAAGCCTCGGGCGAGGCGCTCGACAAGGTTCTAAGCGTCTTCTTTACCGTCGCAGGCGCAGACAGCAACCCGGCGCGGGAGGCACTGCAGCGCGACTTCTCCCCCAAGCTCGCCGCGCATCAATCGGCGATCTCGGGCAACACGAAGCTCTTCGCCCGCATCAACGCCGTTTGGGAGGCGCGCGACAGGCTCGACCTCAGCGAGGAACAGGCCCGCGTGCTGATGCTGACGCACCGTGGCTTCGTCCGCTCAGGCGCCGCGCTGACGGGGTCGGAGGCCGAGCGCATGAAGGAGATCAAGGCGCGGCTGGCGGTGCTGGGCACGCAGTTCACCCAGAACCTGCTGGCGGACGAGCGCGACTGGTTCATGCCGCTCTCCGAGGACGATCTGACCGGCCTGCCGGATTTCGTGATCGATGCCGCCCGGGCTGCGGGCGAAGAAAAGGGCGCGCAAGGCCCGGTGGTCACGCTGTCGCGCTCGCTCATTACGCCCTTCCTGCAATTTTCGGACCGCCGCGACCTGCGCGAGAAGGCATTCCGCGCGTGGGAAGCGCGGGGCGCGAACGGCGGAGAGACAGACAACCGCGAGATCGCGGCCGAGACGCTGGCCCTGCGCAAGGAGCGCGCGGCGCTTCTGGGCTACGACAACTTCGCCGACTACAAGCTCGAAACCGAGATGGCCAAGACGCCCGCGGCGGTGCGCGACCTGCTGATGTCGGTCTGGAAACCGGCCAAGGCGCAGGCCGACGCCGATGCCGAGGTGCTGACCGCGCTGATGCGCGAGGACGGTGTGAACGGTGCGCTGGAGCCGTGGGACTGGCGCTACTACGCCGAGAAGCGGCGCGCGGCTGAGCATGACCTCGATGAGGCCGCGCTGAAGCCCTATTTCCAGCTTAACCGGATGATCGACGCGGCCTTCGACTGCGCCAACCGGCTGTTTGGGCTGGAGTTCGCAGCCCTCGACGTGCCGCTCTACCATCCCGATTGCCGGGCGTGGGAAGTGACGCGGGACGGCCAGCATGTGGCGGTCTTTATCGGTGATTATTTCGCGCGCGGCTCGAAACGGTCGGGCGCGTGGTGCTCGGCCATGCGCGCGCAGGCGAAGTTCCCGCGCGAACAGGCCCCCGTGGTGATCAACGTCTGCAATTTCGCCAAGGGCGATCCGGCGCTGCTGTCCTACGACGACGCCCGCACGTTGTTCCACGAGTTCGGCCATGCGCTGCACCAGATGCTCTCGGACGTGACCTATGAAAGCGTCAGCGGCACCTCGGTGGCGCGCGACTTCGTGGAATTGCCGAGCCAGCTTTACGAGCACTGGCTGGACCAGCCCGAGGTGCTGCAGAAATTCGCCACCCATGCCCGCACGGGCGAGGCGATGCCGCGCGAGATGCTCGACAAGGTTTTGGCCGCCGCGACCTTCGACATGGGCTTTCAGACGGTGGAATACATCGCCTCCGCCCTTGTCGATCTGGAGTTCCACGACGGCGAGCCGCCTGCCGATCCGATGGCGAAACAGGCCGAGGTGCTCAGCAGCATCGGCATGCCGCAGGCGATCCGGATGCGCCATGCCACCCCGCAGTTCGCGCATGTCTTTTCGGGCGATGGCTATTCCAGCGCCTATTACAGCTACATGTGGTCCGAGGTGATGGACGCCGACGCCTTCGCCGCCTTTGAGGAAGCGGACGGGGCTTTTGATGCGGAACGTGCCGAGGCGTTGGAAGAACACATCCTTTCGACCGGCGGCAGCCGCGATCCGGCAGAGCTTTACACCGCCTTCCGGGGTCGTCTGCCGGGGGTCGAAGCGCTGCTCAAGGGGCGCAGGCTGGCGGCCTGA
- a CDS encoding 2-hydroxyacid dehydrogenase — MTINILFAAKAERWDGYEQPLNEALRKALPGQEFTLATDLPPEEVDYIVYAPNSDLQDFTPYTRAKAVLNLWAGVEAITGNETLKIPLARMVDFGLTHGMVEWCTGHVLRHHLGMDTDILRKDAKWEPRTPPLARERSVAVLGIGALGQAVAEALVGLGFDVTGWSRSEKQIEGVRCLHGDEGLTETLKRAEIAVLLMPDTPATQNVLNAETLAQMPEGAFIINPGRGPLIDDDALLAALDSGQITHATLDVFRVEPLPEDHPYWAHPKVTVTPHIAAATRNDTASEVIAENIRRSEAGEPLIHLVDRDRGY, encoded by the coding sequence ATGACGATCAACATTCTCTTCGCCGCCAAAGCCGAACGCTGGGACGGCTACGAACAGCCTTTGAACGAAGCGCTGCGCAAAGCACTGCCGGGGCAGGAATTCACGCTGGCCACCGATCTGCCCCCCGAAGAGGTCGACTATATCGTCTACGCCCCCAACAGCGACTTGCAGGACTTCACCCCCTATACCCGCGCCAAGGCGGTGCTAAACCTCTGGGCTGGGGTGGAGGCGATCACCGGCAACGAGACTTTGAAGATCCCGCTGGCGCGGATGGTCGACTTCGGCCTGACCCACGGCATGGTGGAATGGTGTACCGGCCACGTGCTGCGCCATCATCTGGGGATGGATACCGACATCCTGCGCAAGGATGCCAAATGGGAGCCGCGCACCCCGCCGCTGGCGCGTGAGCGCAGCGTGGCGGTGCTGGGCATCGGCGCGCTCGGCCAAGCGGTGGCCGAGGCGCTGGTGGGACTGGGCTTTGACGTGACCGGCTGGTCACGCAGCGAAAAGCAGATCGAGGGGGTACGTTGCCTGCATGGCGACGAAGGTCTGACGGAAACGCTAAAGCGCGCCGAGATCGCCGTGCTCCTGATGCCCGACACACCCGCCACGCAGAATGTGCTGAATGCCGAGACGCTGGCGCAGATGCCCGAGGGCGCCTTCATCATCAACCCCGGTCGCGGGCCGCTGATCGACGACGATGCGCTCTTGGCGGCGCTCGACAGCGGGCAGATCACCCATGCAACGCTGGATGTCTTCCGGGTCGAGCCCCTACCCGAGGATCACCCCTATTGGGCGCATCCGAAGGTGACCGTGACCCCGCATATCGCGGCGGCCACGCGCAACGACACGGCCTCGGAGGTCATCGCCGAGAACATTCGCCGCAGTGAGGCCGGGGAGCCCCTGATACATCTGGTAGACCGCGACCGGGGGTATTGA
- the cobU gene encoding bifunctional adenosylcobinamide kinase/adenosylcobinamide-phosphate guanylyltransferase produces the protein MLPRTTFALGGAASGKSEWAEALLNSSGMSKTYLATGRIWDDEVQERVNKHQARRDAGWRTVECPLDLTEPLAKLPAGEIVLIDCATMWLSNHLMEGSDLEAAQAQLLQALRGCAAHWVVVSNEVGQGIVPDNAMARQFREAQGRLNTALAAEAETVVQVVVGLPQLLKGEMP, from the coding sequence ATGTTGCCTAGAACTACCTTTGCCCTAGGCGGGGCGGCCTCGGGCAAGTCGGAATGGGCAGAGGCCCTCCTAAATTCCAGCGGCATGTCAAAGACTTACCTCGCCACCGGTCGCATCTGGGATGACGAAGTTCAAGAACGCGTGAACAAGCATCAAGCAAGGCGCGATGCGGGGTGGCGCACCGTCGAATGCCCGCTCGATCTGACCGAACCGCTGGCGAAACTGCCCGCCGGCGAAATCGTGCTGATCGATTGCGCGACCATGTGGCTGAGCAATCACCTGATGGAAGGCAGCGATCTGGAGGCCGCGCAGGCGCAGCTTTTGCAGGCCCTGCGGGGCTGTGCGGCACATTGGGTCGTGGTCTCGAACGAGGTCGGCCAAGGGATCGTGCCCGACAACGCCATGGCGCGCCAATTCCGCGAGGCGCAGGGGCGGCTCAACACCGCCTTGGCCGCCGAGGCAGAAACGGTTGTGCAGGTCGTCGTCGGCCTGCCGCAACTGTTGAAAGGGGAGATGCCATGA